A portion of the Manihot esculenta cultivar AM560-2 chromosome 2, M.esculenta_v8, whole genome shotgun sequence genome contains these proteins:
- the LOC110604229 gene encoding proteasome subunit alpha type-3, whose translation MSSIGTGYDLSVTTFSPDGRVFQIEYAAKAVDNSGTVIGIKCKDGVVMAVEKLIASKMMLPGSNRRIHSVHRHSGMAVAGLAADGRQIVARAKSEATNYESVYGEPIPVKELAERVASYVHLCTLYWWLRPFGCGVILGGYDRDGPQLYMIEPSGISYKYFGAAIGKGKQAAKTEIEKLKLSEMTCREGVIEVAKIIYKVHDEAKDKAFELEMSWVCDESNRQHQKVPDELLEEAKSAARTALEEMDAD comes from the exons ATGAGCAGCATTGGAACAGGTTACGATCTCTCAGTCACCACTTTCTCTCCCGATGGCCGCGTTTTCCAGATCGAATACGCTGCCAAAGCCGTCGATAACAGCGG TACTGTTATTGGAATCAAGTGCAAGGACGGAGTTGTTATG GCTGTAGAGAAGCTCATTGCATCTAAGATGATGTTGCCGGGTTCCAATAGGAGAATTCACTCTGTTCATCGTCATTCTGGCATG GCTGTTGCTGGTTTAGCAGCTGATGGGAGACAAATTGTTGCACGAGCAAAGTCTGAGGCAACCAATTATGAAAG tGTTTATGGTGAACCTATTCCTGTGAAGGAACTTGCTGAACGCGTTGCTAGTTATGTGCATTTGTGCACTCTCTACTGGTGGCTTAG GCCATTTGGTTGTGGAGTAATTCTTGGTGGTTATGACAGAGATGGACCCCAATTGTACATGATTGAGCCATCTGGCATATCATAT AAATATTTTGGTGCTGCTATTGGGAAGGGAAAACAAGCAGCTAAAAC AGAAATTGAAAAGTTGAAGCTTTCTGAAATGACTTGCCGAGAAGGTGTTATTGAAGTAGCTAAAAT CATTTACAAGGTGCATGATGAAGCAAAGGACAAGGCCTTTGAATTGGAAATGAGTTGGGTTTGTGATGAATCAAATAGACAGCATCAGAAG GTTCCCGATGAACTCTTAGAGGAAGCCAAGTCTGCTGCTAGGACTGCTCTTGAAGAAATGGATGCTGATTAA
- the LOC122723122 gene encoding mitochondrial import inner membrane translocase subunit TIM9-like produces MDKNMLQGLDGLPEEDQRRMAAVIDQLQVRDSMRMYNSVVERCFNDCVDNFTRKSLQKQEETCVMRCAEKFLKHSMRVGLRFAELNNLAATPDQSS; encoded by the exons ATGGACAAGAACATGCTACAAGGTCTTGATGGTCTACCTGAAGAAGACCAGAGGCGAATGGCAGCTGTAATCGATCAACTCCAAGTACGAGACAG TATGAGGATGTACAATTCAGTTGTGGAGAGATGCTTCAATGACTGTGTAGATAACTTTACACGGAAATCACTACAAAAGCAGGAGGAAACCTGTGTCATGAGATGTGCTGAGAAATTCTTGAAGCATTCAATGCGAGTTGGTCTAAGATTTGCAGAGCTTAACAATCTTGCTGCTACACCAGACCAAAGCAGCTAA
- the LOC110609701 gene encoding CAX-interacting protein 4: MPATAGRVRMPANNRVHSSAALQTHGIWQSAIGYDPYAPNKDDTKNSSQQKPSNAEPESENSYASFQGLLALARITGSSADEARGACKRCGRVGHLAYQCRNFFSVKDDKEKDPEAVQVAALSGLENMMGNGKFAAVSKESEEEDSDTSDSEADSEIERIIAERYGKRSSSKKRSSKKENSDEGSDSDSGERKKRGRSRKRSSKKRGTNDSENEDEGKMKKRRRRKRDESSEDEEERQHYKRKNRKEKRRRRRRRRISHSYTDDSQSDASDDSARRQRRKSRKSASASDSDVSGSDDSRVGRVTKRHDKRVKSATMRRMGHPLLVKGSMG, from the exons ATGCCGGCCACAGCAGGAAGGGTTCGCATGCCTGCAAATAATAGGGTACATAGCAGTGCTGCTCTCCAGACTCATGGTATATGGCAGAGTGCAATTGGGTATGACCCATATGCACCCAACAAGGATGATACTAAAAATTCTTCCCAGCAAAAGCCTTCAAATGCGGAACCTGAGTCAGAGAATTCATACGCCAGCTTCCAGGGCCTCTTAGCTCTTGCCCGAATCACGGGTTCCAGTGCTGATGAAGCTCGTGGTGCTTGCAAGAGGTGTGGTCGTGTTGGTCATCTGGCTTATCAATGTAGAAACTTTTTTAGTGTTAAGGATGACAAGGAGAAAGACCCAGAAGCAGTCCAAGTAGCAGCTTTGTCTGGATTGGAAAATATGATGGGTAATGGAAAATTTGCAGCTGTGAGCAAGGAGAGTGAGGAAGAGGACAGTGACACTTCAGATTCTGAGGCAGATTCAGAGATCGAGAGGATTATTGCTGAAAGGTATGGTAAGAGGAGCAGTAGTAAGAAGAGGTCATCTAAGAAAGAGAATTCTGATGAAGGGTCAGATTCCGATTCTGGGGAGAGGAAGAAAAGGGGAAGGTCAAGGAAAAGGAGTAGTAAGAAGAGGGGCACTAACGATTCAGAGAATGAGGATGAAGGTAAAATGAAaaagaggaggagaaggaagagGGATGAGTCCTCTGAGGACGAGGAAGAGAGGCAGCATTATAAGAGAAAGAATAGGAAggagaagaggaggaggaggaggaggaggaggataagTCACAGCTATACTGACGATTCTCAATCAGATGCATCTGATGACTCTGCCAGAAGGCAAAGGCGAAAGAGCAGGAAGTCAGCATCAGCATCTGATTCTGATGTGAGTGGCTCTGATGACTCACGAGTTGGAAGGGTTACAAAGCGACATGATAAGAGAGTGAAAAGCGCCACCATGAGGAGGATGGGCCACCCCCTGCTAGTGAAG GGATCGATGGGTTAA
- the LOC110606731 gene encoding metallothionein-like protein type 2, translated as MSCCGGNCGCGSGCKCGSGCNGCGMYPDISETTRTETLIAGVAPAKKFNEGSEMNLGAESGHGCKCGSNCNCDPCNCK; from the exons ATGTCTTGCTGCGGAGGAAACTGTGGCTGTGGCTCTGGCTGCAAGTGCGGCAGCGGCTGCAACGG ATGCGGTATGTACCCTGACATCTCGGAGACcaccagaactgaaaccctCATTGCAGGAGTTGCACCAGCCAAGAA GTTCAACGAGGGATCTGAGATGAATTTGGGTGCTGAGAGTGGACATGGCTGCAAGTGTGGATCAAACTGCAACTGTGATCCGTGTAACTGCAAGTGA